The Streptomyces capitiformicae genome contains the following window.
CATGAGCACCAGCGGGGAAGTCCTGCACCACGCCGTGGAGCGGGCCGCAGCCGGCGAAGCCCCCTCCATGCATCGTGTCCTTCAGGTCCTCGAGGAGATGGGCGGGGCAGAGACGGGCAAGCGGCAGGACGCGGCCGCCACCCTCGCCGGCCTCATCCGCGTCGTGGCCAGCAACCCTCTCGCCGCGATGGTGTTCGACCCCGCCCTGCCGCCCGTGCGGCTGGACGCCTCCAGCGCCTCCGACATGATCGTGATCACGACGACCGGCCTGAAGCTGCCGCCCAAGGCCGCCTTCGACAAGCCCGAAGTGCTCCACCAGCAACCCCTGGAAGCCCTGATCGGCCGCGCGGTCCTCTACCTGATCGCAGCGATCGCCCGGCAGACCGCGTTCGAGGACCCCGAACGGTTCACCGCGGTGGTGACAGACGAGCTGTACTGGCTCACCTCGTCCGCCGAAGGCACCGCCCTGGTCCACGAGATCCTCCACGACGGCCGCAAGCACGGCGCCGGGCTGATCGCTGGCTCCCACGACGCGGAAGAACTCGGGCCCGACCGCGGGCTGATGGCCTACCGTGCGCTCGCCCGCACCACCGACCGTGAACGCGCCCGCCGGGGGCTGGAGTTCCTCGGTCTCGATCCGAACGACCCCGAGCTGCTGCGGCTGGTGACCACCGGCCTGTCCCCCGTCGGACAGCGCGGCCGCGAAGGCGAGTTCCTCATCGCCTGTCCGCGGCAGAACATCGGCCGGATCAAGGTCAGCATCCCGCGCATCGAGCGGATCTCCTCCTCCATCACCACCACGCCGGGACGCCGCGCCACCGCGCCCCCGCCCGCTCCGCTCGCTGGTGCCGCTGCGGGCGACCGTCAGAAGGAACTCCTGTGACCTCTTTCGCTCCCAGTCGCTCGAGGCGTCTCGCCGCAGCCGCGAGCGCCCTCACGGCCATCGCCGTCGCCGTCGGCGTGCTCGTCCTGGTGCTCGGGGCGAGCCTGCCGGAGACCTGGTGGCCACGCACCGGACACGCCTTCGCCGCCGGCACCGCCAGGACGCCCGCAGACGCGTGCGATCTGATAGCCGGTCCGGCCAAGGCGTACTGCGAGCGCGGCCGCCACGCCACGAGCGCCGCCCCCGCCCAGGACAGCGGCGACGCCGCCGCCTGGAAGCTGGTTCCTGGCGCGGCAGTGCTGGGGGCGCTCGTGATCTGGCGCCGCGCTCCGGCAGGACGAGAGCGGGCTTGAGATGTTCCGTCTAGACCGCGCAACTCTGCGCTCGGCCGGCTTCGTGGCGCTGCTCACCGGCGTGTTCGTCATGGTGAACAGCCAGGTCGTGTACGCAGCCGGCAGCAACAGCGAGACCGGAGACCTGCTCGCACCGCTGAACATCACCTCCTCCGAGGGGGTGCCGATCAACGGCTACGAGCTGAACGCCGACGGCGGCTCCATCGTTGCCTTCAAGACGCAGGCCTTGGCCTTCGCCCTGTCCGGGCTGTTCACCCTGATCCGGCTGCTGGTCGGCCTGGCGGGGTGGGCGATCGAGCTGGCCTTCCGGTTCCCGCTGCTGAAGATCCTGACCCGTCCGGCTCAGAAGGTCGCCGACACGTACGACAACGTGGTCGTCGACACGCTTGGGCTGAAGGGTCTGCTGTTGGCCTGGGCGTTTGTTTTCGCGGGGTTCATGATCGTGCGCGGTCGTGTCGGCCGCGGTCTGGGTGAGATCTTCCTGACCCTGCTCATCGGGGCGATCGCCGCGTCGGCTCTCATCCGCCCTGACACGCTGCTCGCCCAGGACGGGCCCCTGGGGCAGTCCCAGCAGGTGGCCGCCGAAGTCGCCCAGCAGAGCGTCAACTCCTACGACTGGGGCGGCAAGCTCGCCAGCCGTGGCCCGTGCGCCGGCATGGCCGGCATGCAGGAGGTCAAGTGCCTGGAACGTGAAGGCGACAAGCCTGTCTCCGCCGAAGAGGTGGCCCGCCCGATCCAGGACTCGATCACCAACGCCCTGATCGTGAAGCCGTACATGCTGCTGCAGTACGGGCGCATCCTCGACCCGGCCAAGACCGCCGACCGCAAGGCCTACGCCGTCCATCTGAAGTGGATCACCGGTGGGTACAAAGCCGGCGCCAAGAAAAACAACGAGGGCAGGAAAGACGCCTGCGACCTGATCAAGGGCGAGGCGAAGAAGTGGTGCGAGCGCGACACCGACGACACCCCTGGGAACGACGGAAGCGACACCCTGCCGGAGCTCACCCCAGGTGGGGAACTGCTCGACGCCTCCAACGCGATCGTCACCGACGAGGACCGCGAGTTCTACGCCTTCATGCAGGACATGAAGAAGGCCGGCGATGTCGGCAAAGCGTGTGCCGACTATGCGCAAAAGCCCACCTGGTGGCGGGTCGGCGGCGCCGCCCTGCTGCTCATCGCCGCGCTGTTCATCTGCGGCATGCTGCTCTCCAGCGCCATCGTGCTGCTGGGCACCCAGGGCATCTGCGCGGCTGCCGCGGCTGCGGGCGGTGTCACCTTCATCGCCGGCATGCTGCCCGGGCCCGCACGCCAGTCCGTGTGGAAATGGCTGTCGATCTGGGGCATCTCGGTCCTGACCGTGGTCGGGATCTGTGCGTTCATCCCGTTCTTCGGCATCGCCGTGGACGCCACCATCACCGACGGGCCCGACCTGATGGTGGAGCGGATCCTGCTGATCGACGTCCTGGCCGTCGCGGGCGCGGCCGGGCACCGCAGGCTCCTGACCGGGATCGCCTCCTTCGGGCGGCGTATGGCCATGCGGATGCGCTACGCCAAGGTCGGCGGCACCCACATGCCCGGCGACACCTCCGAGGTCGGCGCCGCGCTCGCCATGAACTCGCCCGCCGCGCTGGGCGGTTACGGCGGGGGCCTGCGCGCCTTCACCGGTGGCGGGGGCGGCCGGTTCGGGCTGCTCGGCACCCGGCAGCGCCTGATGGGCGCGCTGACGTCGCTGGCCGACGGCGCGGGCATGCCCGTGGACACCGGACGGGTGCTGGCCGATGCAGGCGCCGAAGCAGGGCGCGGGCTCGCCCCGCTCACCGCGGCCGCCGCCGTGGGCGGGGCGGGTGCTCGGCTCGGTGCGAAGGGCGGCCACTGGCTGCTGATCGGCCGCCGGCCGGACAAGGAACAGCTGGCCAAGTGGCGCAAGCCCACCGCCGACGGCGACCCGGACCCGGGCGGTCCGTCCGGCGGACCAGGCGGCGGGACGGGCGGCGGGGGGCCCCGTCGTCCCGGCGGTCCGCCCGACCGCTACCGCAACGAGGACGGCCAGGTCGTCGACCGCCGCTCGGGGCAGGTACTGCACGACCAGAACACCGACCGCACACTGCTGTCGACACGCGCACACAACCGCCTGGTCCGTTTCCGCGGATACCGCATCCTCAACCGGGGCGGCCGCACCGCGTACGGCACGACCGTGGGTCTCCCGGCCAACCTCCGCCGGGCCCGATCGGGCGGATCGCAGTACGCGCAGGACGCCCGCCAGCAGGTGCGGGTGTGGAGCAACACCGTCCGCGAAGACGGCCGTGCCTGGGCCGAGGCGGGACGGCAGGCAGCCCGGTCCGGCCCCACCCGCAGCCGCCGCCTGCCGACAGCGACGGCAGTGTCCTCCCCGCGGCCGAACCCGGTGCAGCCGCCGACGGTGCGTACTAGCAGCCCCGCGGGCCGTCCGGGACCGGCCCCTGCTGGGCCGAGCGCGTCGGCGTCTCCGGCGGGAGGCAGCACCACGCCGACGTCCCCGAACCGGCTCGCGGGCGGTAACGCCCCGCGTCCGGCGAGTCCTGCGCCGAACAGGACGGGCTCGGCCCTTCCCGGCGCAGGCAGCGCTGGCAACACCACGCGCGACGAAGCGCGTCGGCGGATGCAGGAGCTGATGCGGCGGACCGCTCCCGAAGCGGAGCGTCTGCGCCGTGAACGCGGCCAGCAGCCGCCGGCCGAGGACGGTGACGCCGAGTGAAGCGGGCACGGCGCCGCCTGGGGCGGTGGGGATGCGTGAGTATGCTGCTGCTGTTCACCGCCGTGTGCTGCGCGGCTCCTGTCTCGAACGCGATCAGCGCGTACGTCGCGCTGCAGACCGGGCTCCAGGATGATGCCGATGGTGGGATCGCCGGCGGCGGCATGGCGGCGGACATCCCCGCCCGGATGCTGGCTGCTTATAAGAAGGCCGTACAGCAGGTCGGGAAGTACGTGCCCAAGTGCCAGGGCATGCGTTGGCCGATCCTTGCCGGAATCGCCAGGGTCGAGTCGAACCACGCCGTCGGCCGCAACATCGCTGCAGGCGGCGACATCCGTCCGAAGATCTACGGGGTGCTCCTCAACGGCTCCGGGGCCGGCGGGAACACCACCGTCTTCCCGGATACCGACGGCGGCAAGTGGGACGGCACAGCCAGCGGGGAGCGCGCGGTCGGGCCCTTCCAATTCCTGCCGTCCACCTGGGAGGGCGTCGGCGAGGATGCCAGCGGGGACAAGACAGCCGACCCGCACAACGCCGACGACGCAGCCCTCGGCGCCGCCGTCTACCTGTGCGCAGGCGGCCGGGACTTGACCAAGCGGGCTCAGCTCAAGGCCGCGATCCTCCAGTACAACCACTCAGGTGAGTACGTGGCGAACGTGCTGGGCTGGATTGACCAGTACACGGCGGCCGTAAAGGACCCGGACCTGAAGAACGTGACCGGGAAGGTCCGCACCGTGATCGAGGCGGCGCTCTCCCAGCGCGGTGTGCCCTACTCGTGGGGCGGCGGCAACGCCAAGGGCAAGTCGACCGGGATCTGCTGCTCCCCCAGCGGGAAGAGCGGCGAGAACATCAAGGGCTTCGACTGCTCGGGGCTGACCGTGTACGCCTACGCCAAGGCCGGCATCCAACTGCCGCGCCTCGCTGCCGACCAGGCCGGGGTCGGCCAGCGCATCCCCGCCAGTCTCGGCACCGGTGCGCTCAAGGCTGGCGACCTCGTCTTCTACGCCGACGCTCCCGGCCGCGACAAAACGATCTATCACGTCGGGATTTACCTGGGCAGCGGACAGATGGTCAACGCCCCTCGTCCCGGAACCGTCGTCCGCCTGGACGCGGTCAACGCGATGTCGGGATACGCGGGAGGGGCCCGGCTGCTATGACCAACCCCCCGGCGCGCTCGCCGCGCCTGCTGCTGATCGCCACCGTGGTCCTGGTCGTGGCCGGGGTGATCCTGCTGACGGTGCCGCACACACCAAGCGCTCCGGCAACCTCGGCGCCACCCCGCACGACCGCTCCCACGCCGTATCCCTCGGCGACCGCCGCACGCGGCCCTGCTGCGCAGGCCAGCGTGTCCGCGCCGGCCACGGCCTCCGCCGCGTCGACGCAGTCAGCCGGTGCGTCCGCGCTGCCGCCGCACGGCGAGGGTGTGGCCGGCGATGCCGTCATCCAGAAGTCTTTGGAGAACGCCTGGCCCGCCGACCTTGCCGCCGACGAGGAGCAAAGGCTCCTCGCGGCCGGCCGTGGCCTGCTGCGGGCGGACGCCACTGGGATCGGCCGCGCCAAGTGGCCCGCGATCTTCGGCAGCCAAGGCCAGGCGATCGCACCGGCGTTCTCCACCGCCCGCTTCCGCATCCAGGCTGCCATCGCCCGCCGCGACGGCAGCCGGGACAAGGCGGTGGTGCACCTGGTGTGGGCGGCTGCCGACCGTGGCGGGACCTACACCGACCGGCGCATCACCGACTGGTACTTCACCCGCACTTCAACGAAAGGAGGGTCCACGTGGACACCTCAGCCCCGTACTTGACCGAGCAGGCGGATGACACGGCGGCCAGTCAGGTCCTCGGTCTGCTGGCTGGCCTGGTCAACGCCGCTGGCTGGGTGATCACCTATTGGTACGTGCCTGTGGCGGCCGCGGCCGCCTGCTGGGCCGTGAGCGAGATGGTGGTGCGCCGTCTGGCAAGGAAGGCCTCGGCTGAGCGGATGGCGCTGGAACTCGTGCCGTCGCAGCACTTCGACCCTGGCCTGGAGGAGATCTTCCGCCGCGGGGTTCAGCTCGCCCGAGCTTCAACGAGCATGCCGTGGTGGGCGCCCAGGCGGTCGAAGGCGGTGCAGATCCGGCTGCGCGCCGACGGCTCGAGCCCGTTGCGGTACCGGATCGAAGGTCCTGCCGGTGGCGAACGTCTGCTGTCGATCACGCCGTTCGGTCCCGCCGTCACGGTGAACCGGGCGCGCCCGCTCGTCGACAAGCCGCGTGAGCATGTGGTGCGGGCGGAGTTCGTCCTGCGCGGCAAGCCCACCGCCCCGCTGCGGGACGTTCCGCTGGACCCCGACCCGCTGCAGCCGCTGATCGACGCCGTCTCCGATCTGCGGGCGGAACTGGGAGACCTGGCCGAGATACGGCTCGACATCCAGCGGGCCCCCAAATGGACGCTGCGGGCCCGGCGTCTGCAGCTGATGTCGGACGCCCGGCGCAGGGAGCGGCGCGAGGCCCAGCGCGCCGCCCGGTGGGTGCGCAAAGACGCAGGCGGCGTCGAGGACTCACTGGCCTGGCAGCTGCAGCAGTTGGTCAGCGGCAAGCAGGCCGGGGGCGGGCGCCGTCTGGTCATGCCGCCCGTCCCCCGCCGGGTCGAGCCCGCCGAGGCGCTGGGCAAACTCGCCGACGACGACCACCTTGTCCGCGTGCAGCTGCTGGTG
Protein-coding sequences here:
- a CDS encoding C40 family peptidase; its protein translation is MLLLFTAVCCAAPVSNAISAYVALQTGLQDDADGGIAGGGMAADIPARMLAAYKKAVQQVGKYVPKCQGMRWPILAGIARVESNHAVGRNIAAGGDIRPKIYGVLLNGSGAGGNTTVFPDTDGGKWDGTASGERAVGPFQFLPSTWEGVGEDASGDKTADPHNADDAALGAAVYLCAGGRDLTKRAQLKAAILQYNHSGEYVANVLGWIDQYTAAVKDPDLKNVTGKVRTVIEAALSQRGVPYSWGGGNAKGKSTGICCSPSGKSGENIKGFDCSGLTVYAYAKAGIQLPRLAADQAGVGQRIPASLGTGALKAGDLVFYADAPGRDKTIYHVGIYLGSGQMVNAPRPGTVVRLDAVNAMSGYAGGARLL